ttTTGTTCGTATATAAACAGCAAAAAATGGAAGCAACTAATACAATCAAGAGGTCGCTCTTTCATATTTTCTACTGCTTCTGTAGTCCCTGTTGTGGCTGCATCCCATGGTAAATCATAAGTTTTATTGATTCGATATGATTATTTGCACAATGGTTATGCCATATATTGTTTTTGCTAGATATAATGTTTGATAACAACAGCTTCTGAGGACTAGCGTTATGGACCATTTGGTAGATTTAATAGGAAAGCCTTTGGTAAATATATGCCTCCTGAAGAAACCTCATTTCTTATTTGGTTTCGCGAATAGCCATATAACTATCTATTCTGTGGAGAACATTGTGTCACCCATATAAGTGATAGATCATAAAGCTAATTCGTTACACTTTTATATGCTCATGATATCCTGCCTTGAATAATGTTCCTTCTTAACAATAGAAGTATGTGACTTGGCAGCTGCTGTTATTGTGGCAAGAAAAGAGATGTGGCGAAGAAAAGCAATTTGGGACCGAGTTCAAGACTTTCGCACTCTGACTGGAATCCCAATCACGAGTCATATTATATCTCTTATTATTGGGAGTGAAGAGAAGGCTCTCGAAGCTAGCCAGTTTGTCACAccctctctatttttttttttattctctgCACCAATGTGAATTGCATTGCTATGAAGCTGGTGCTTACATGTTTCTACCCATATGTTGTTATTGAACAGGCATTTGTTGAGATCTGGTTTCCACGTGACTGCGATCAGACCCCCGACGGTTCCACCCAATTCTTGCAGGTTTGTCTAAATCTTTAGTACCCCTTCTGATATTGACGGTCTGCATCTTGTTTCATTGTttgcaatagtagtagtagtatgtagCTCAACTGAAACTGCATAGAAGATGGTTAAATTTATACTTCCAATTCATTTTCTTTTACATCATTAATTTGATAACTATTTTGGCAGGCTAAGAGTGACGTTGAGTGCAGCTCACACTAGGAATGATTTGGTGAGCCTCACAAATGCACTATCCCGCTGTATAAATCTCAAAGAAATAAGTGTTAATGGCTCATCATATGCATATGCGAGGATGTAGTTTTTCGTTCTTTTGGAAAACAGAGATCCCTTGTTATTGTTATTATGATTACTGAATTAAAATAGATACTATTTCTAGTCAGAATGAAGTGAAGCACTTTAAATATTAGATTTTAGATTTCTGTGATTCTGCCTAGAAACATATTCTTTATTGAAATTTGAAACATATGAAAAATTTCTTTATTATTCTTGTCATCTTGAAACGAAAAAGTTAAATTGatataaattaaaaaactttTCTGTTATCTACATACTGGATTATTTTTACTAGAATTTCTTGATGAAACTGATCCATTAGAGAAGCAGCTTTTTATTAAACTTTTTGTTTGATACAGATAAATATCTtcctctctttttttctttttcttttttttgacCTTTACATATTTTTGGGTTTTTAGCATATTTGTCCTTTAAactactaaaaaaatatataataactatGTCCGTAAAGAACATAAACAATAACACGCTGCTTTAAGAGCAAACCAAAACAGTTAGACCAAGTGCCCCGAGTGATTAATTAAAGGCTGTTTCCTCTGTCTCTAATCTCTATAatattttaatggttttttaaaaaaataagtaaaaaagCCTAACAATTGGAGGTTTTCAGAAAATGGGAAGCATTTAATGGTGATATAGGTCAGCAAAAAAACAAGATCCCTTCCAACCAGGATGATCTTCATTATATTCACTAAAACATTTCTATCGACCTCTTCTATTTCTAGTTACACTTGGGGATTCTAGTCTACATTGATAGTTGAACAAACTCTATTTTTCAAGTCATATATGATCAAATATTCAAACTTGATAATaatgaaattaaaattttcaaaaatggTCATCGGTACACAACTGTGCTCCTCTGTTTGGAAGACTGACACTGTTGCAAAATTATTTGCATTTATGAAACAAATATGTATATTAATTGCTCCTATCTTTTAGGAATTTTAGCTAATTACAGCAATCAAATGCAGTCCTCAGTTCTACTTTCAGAAGCATAACTGGATTAAAACCTTCCTTTAAAGCATTTTTGGTTGTTCAATATTTTCATGACAAACATGTGAATAGTCATTAGCAAAAATGAATTACATGGACTATTTAAACATTTGTGGGACATATAAAACTAAATTCCAACCAAAATTaagataaacatatatatatatatatgattatgaatttgatCAAATTCATAAATATACACAAGACAATATAAAGCGGTTAAGTATTCCCATATGTTCTCAAAAAGAAACCCATAATAATGAGAATTACATAAACCAAGTAGAAAATATGTAAATCCCATAACTATGCTAAATCCCATAATAACTgtgtttatttatttcattagtcttataataatatttttcctATAATCTtataattctataatatttttgagtaatCTATAAGTATAAATCTTCAAAATGCATTACTATTGTTCTCTTCCATAGGTACCTCGTTTAGGTTGATGACAGAGGAACTAGGAGTCTTGAGATCAGGAGTATTAAGAGGACGGCCTTCGGATATGGAGCTTAAAGGAGCATATCTGACAGGCACAGGCTTCACAGGGGGAGGCGATTGGGGCCCAGATGGAGATTGAGGTACAAAGAAGAAGTGGGGTACTGGGGAGAGTGTGGATGATGAAGCTGAGGGTGGAGTTTGGACCACAAGAGGAGCTGCAGTCTGATTAAAAGTAGTCGGGTTTGGCCAAAGGAAGGTACCTTGTGGCTTGCAAATCCTGAAACCACTCTTTAGTCTCTGTGTCTTTGCTGCCTTGTTCTCTACTGTCATGGCTGCTGGTGCCTTGTCCCTTCCATGATCTCTCGATTTGGTTTCTGACTTGCTTTTTTCTCCTTTCTCTATAGTGGTCTCCCATTTTTCAGAGTCTGACAACACACGTACTCCATTTTTTGTCTTCATTAGTTGTTCCTGAACATTTACAAATGATGCATTAACTACCAAGCAAGTACTAAAATTCcatcaaaaaaaattaattctatAAAAAAACACCAAAGTAGTATCTCATataatcatttaacaaaacactaGTACAATAAAAGTTTGTTCatcaattaatcataaatgtatCATACTAATGGCAAAACATACAAGTCTCCAACGAAACCAAatcattataattaattaaaagaggaTGATTTTAATTTTATCAGATGCATTAACTATTTGGGTTCACTACTATCATTCTTGATTTTCCTAATTCACGTGCATTAAACATGACTCAGTTTCATTTCATATAGAATGATACAGTGACTTGGGCAATTTGAAAGTCTACGATAAGAGAGAAAATACATTAACCTTTTGTACCTCTATTTTGCTCAATTTATCATAAATTTCCATGAGCTCCTTCTCAATATTTGTCTTTTTGTTCACCAACTCAACAAATGTTTCCTGCCCATGAAAAAAACATGCAATACTGGTTAAAGAAATACGTTTTAAAGATGGCTATCATATCAAAAAgtctttttctctttctttcattttcttacctttagtagAAGAAAATAACCTACGTGATCAACCAATTGTACATTCTCTTCTGATCTCTTGAATCCAAGCTCAGTTCCCCTAATACCAGAATATCAAACATTGACATCTAAATAGAAAGTGATATTTCAAAATTAGTTGGCAAAACTTACTTTTTCATCCCGTCTATTACTTTCCACATCTCTCTGATCTCCCTGAACATTGATTCTTGCATATCCCTATAAATCAATTCCTGCCTATCCCTGGCAATCCATACCAAAAtattaaaaatccaaaagaaaaaaaGGAACAACCGAAGCTaaagtaaaaatataaaaaaaaaattcaaatgaaatTTACATTTTCATTTTCATGTTGACATTTTCTTCCTTCAATGCCTTGAGCTCCCTTGCACATATAGGATCTTGGGTGGGATTATCCCCGAGCTTCCATCCAGGAGGAGGTGTCCAATAAGAATCACTCACTCCAGCTTTTCTCCTAATATCTGCTAAATCAGCACTCTCAAGCCAGTACTCCATTGCCCCATCGGAGTTATGACGTCGTCGGAATCGATCATTTCCTCCGGGGGCCAATTTTCCGGCCATGTGCTTTAGTAAATGGTCTAGCAAACCCGTATCTCCAATCAGCTTCCGTGCCTCAGCTCTCAACGCAGGCCTCAGAATTGGGTTCCCAATCACAGCACCTTTGGCCTTCATTATTTTTAACATATTCTGCTCGGCCAACTTGTACCTGAATATATATCACTTTAAAAGAATTAGAATCAATAAAAATATCAATGAACCCACGTCGATTTTTTTGTCATACCTAGCTTCAGACCATCTGTCAATGGAGTTTTTCATCAATTTTGTCTTTCTCCCACTGTTATGACATTTGGCTCTTTTAACAATTTCCTTGTGCTCACTACCATTGAACTTCCTTTTAGTTATAGACCGAGTTGCCTTCATATCTTTgtagtcttcttcttcttccacctCGTTGTTCTTGTCTTCTTCAACATGAGCTTGCTCGGTTAGTGTATCTTTCTCTACTGGTTTACTCCTTCCAAGGTACCGTACTTGTCGGCGACTCCCCCACTGAACTAGACCCGTACACTTGAGCAAAGACACGCAGGAGCTCTTTGAAGAAACCACCTTACTACCACCAACTTCGCCGCTGCCATGATCACCACCATCACCATCAACTTGTCTAGAGCTCCCCTCTCCACGGATAGCTCCTGGTGCCCAAAAACTCGAAAACTTCCGGCGCACCTCAAACTCTTCTAGCGATACTCTCCGGCGAAGTACAGCGACAGCAATCTCCAAATCCATGTCGTGCCGTTCATCTAGGACAGGCACCATTCTCTTGTCCCCGTTGCGATAGCTGTCATTGCCGAAGTAAGCACTCAGAGAATAAACACTCGGGAACCGCAAGGAAACCTTGAGCTCATCCTTCTTAAATACCTACATCACAAATCCGTGAGCACCATAACCAACTACATCGCCAccaaaaaaaaggaaagaaagaaaaaaaagagtggAAGAACGTACCATTACAACCCGGACTGAGTAGAGGTGCTCCGGCGATTCGGGAGGAAGCTTGGCATGGGAAAGCTCATAGAAGTAGCCTTCTTCAACGTCGTCGTTTTCAAGCTCTGCCATTGAAGCTGAAAGAAATGTGGAGAAAAGGAGATAGAACAGAACAGTTTTTACACAGACAGAGAAAAGGATAAATATCTGTATGTATATATAGCTAGAGAGAGTGAGTCCCTTTGCGTTggttttttaatataaatttaaatgaatatgaaatccgaattttatatttattattaaaaataattgtgGTGGTAAAAGGAAGTTTTTGGTGTCTCATTTTTTTTTGGTTAGACAAAGAAATCTTTCTCATCATTACATTTACATTACGTACAGAATAAAAATATTCATTCTCTCGTTTTCGTTTTGCAGGGAACGACCCACGCAGCCAGCTGGTTGTGCATGCACACCCTAAATCTGTTACAACTGTTATTTTACGCGCCTTCCTGTGCGCGTGTGGGAATCAATAAACTCACGCGCTGCTTGTGTTTGTTAATTTACAT
This genomic interval from Humulus lupulus chromosome 8, drHumLupu1.1, whole genome shotgun sequence contains the following:
- the LOC133795768 gene encoding protein DYAD, whose amino-acid sequence is MAELENDDVEEGYFYELSHAKLPPESPEHLYSVRVVMVFKKDELKVSLRFPSVYSLSAYFGNDSYRNGDKRMVPVLDERHDMDLEIAVAVLRRRVSLEEFEVRRKFSSFWAPGAIRGEGSSRQVDGDGGDHGSGEVGGSKVVSSKSSCVSLLKCTGLVQWGSRRQVRYLGRSKPVEKDTLTEQAHVEEDKNNEVEEEEDYKDMKATRSITKRKFNGSEHKEIVKRAKCHNSGRKTKLMKNSIDRWSEARYKLAEQNMLKIMKAKGAVIGNPILRPALRAEARKLIGDTGLLDHLLKHMAGKLAPGGNDRFRRRHNSDGAMEYWLESADLADIRRKAGVSDSYWTPPPGWKLGDNPTQDPICARELKALKEENVNMKMKMELIYRDMQESMFREIREMWKVIDGMKKGTELGFKRSEENVQLVDHVGYFLLLKETFVELVNKKTNIEKELMEIYDKLSKIEVQKVNVFSLLSTCLVVNASFVNVQEQLMKTKNGVRVLSDSEKWETTIEKGEKSKSETKSRDHGRDKAPAAMTVENKAAKTQRLKSGFRICKPQGTFLWPNPTTFNQTAAPLVVQTPPSASSSTLSPVPHFFFVPQSPSGPQSPPPVKPVPVRYAPLSSISEGRPLNTPDLKTPSSSVINLNEVPMEENNSNAF